The DNA region AATTTAACCCTAGCtcctctctctcttcagtcttcacttcttcttcttctctcaaccCTGACTCCTCTTCtctcgccgccaccacccttctcctcttcttcttctctccaaaccctagctcctcaccaccgccaccactctTCTCCTCATGACctgcgccgccaccaccctagCCACTCCACCACTGCATCTGCATAGCTTCTTGCCTTCTTCCTCCATGCTTCTCTGGTCCGAGATAGcttgttcatcttcattttGCCTCAATCGATTCTGATATCGCAAGATGAAGTGAACATGCTATTTCGCATGAGATAAGCAATTGAAAAATTGTTCTTGACTTCTTGGTAAGTTGGTAATGGTATATCCAGATCTGATCTATGTTGtttttggttaatttttttttgatgaaattgaatgaaattACTCAAATTAGGGTTCTTTGCTCTTCATCTTTCTATTCTCTGCAAAACCCGGTGGAACCGACCCGACCCGCCCGTTACCCGACCAACCCGAAACCAATCCAAACCGACACATCTCATGGTCGGTTACGGGCCCAGTTTTATGTCATGCGGGTTCGGTCGGTGGAGCTTTTTGGGCCCGAAACCGACCGAACCCGACCGGTGGACAGGCCTAAAAGAGAGGTTGATTCCTTGGAGTTGGAGGAAATTCAAATGAAAAACAAGcatatgaagatgaagatagatCAGTCAAAACAAATTTACCTTTTGTTCCTTTTTTATTTGGTCATTTTATCTTGATGTTATTGTTTTAACTTGTTTGGCCACTCACTGAAGAACATATATGGCCACTCATACATTCTGGGTTGAGAAGGTCTAGTGGTAGTGCTTATTTAACATTGCCTGCTTTGGGAATATATATTTCAGCCCACCGATCCTGCAAGAATCAATGATGTTTTGGATAGCTTGTAAATACTCTCTTccttcctatttaactgtccacttagcatttcaagagagcattaaatgatgtttttacaacaaATGTCATTTTCagtacaataaatgaggagagataacacatactttaaagggtaaaataggaaaataatcctcactttttttaaaaaccaaTAAAATTAAGGCAGAGACTATTTGCGCCCCCTTTTTTGCTAAGTCAGTCATCCATAAATACGCGAAAAGACTAAAATACCCTTcagtaatttaaatttaaaaaaaaattaccttatCTCTACAAACCCTCCCCCTCTTTCAACCGTATACCATCTTCCTCTCCCACCCAATTTCAAAAGTTTCAACCCTCACAAAATCAAGTCTCTCAAACCCACATTAACCCACAACCAAgtcaagaagaggaagagaaaggaggacaaccagtaagaagaagaagtaagaagaagaagttgaagtagaagaggaagaaggagaccaAGTCAAGAAGGAGTAACCCACAAAATACAACAACAACCCATAACCCACAAGAAGAACAACAATGTAAGTTATttcttacaagttttcgaggcTTAGGTTGTATTTCGTGTTATTTCTTGCGCACTGGAATGATCACATTTGCCATCTGTCGGAAGAAGCTGCTTTCCCTTTTCAGACCACTGGCGAATACACTCCTTGGTATATCAAGGTCTCACACCCTTACATGGTCCCAGATGAGTACAAAGGCGACCGCTTCGCATTTCTAGAGGTACTGACACTTGTTTTTGCCATGTGGCTTACATTACGATTATGTGTATGCCCATGTGTATATTGACCTTATATATTGTCatttcagagccagtttgcggAGCTTGCGTTGTACTCTGGCATTGCGGTTGATCCGACGACAGATGGATCGCCCCCGCCGGGTTCACCGATGTGGGATGCGGTGCACAATATGCATACCATCATCGAGGGAGCAGTGCACGGGAGGGGAAGAAAGATTAGGGGACGGGACTCGGGAGCTGGGCCTTCAAATTCTGGGCGTTAGATTTAGGGACCTTTGtacttttatatttattttgttggATAATGTTGTTTAATTTCGGGTCTTTTGTTATGTGTTTTGTTGGATAATGCATCTATGTGTGTTTGTTGGATAATTTCGGATCTTCTGTTATGTTTAGTTGGATAATGCAACTATGTGTTTGTTGGATAATTTCAGATCTTTTGTTATGTGTTGTTGGATAATTTGTTTAGCATCATACATTCATTTTATCACTTGCCCAAATTGGTTCTATTAATGAGGCTTACAGTACCTCTTACAGATGCGTCATGACCTACCGCAGTTATAAGTGCGGACAGGTTGAAAATATAAACACCTCCGCAGTTATAACCACGGGAAATTGGTTCTATTAATCAGGCTTACAGTAACCTCTTACAGATGCGTCATGACCTACCGCAGTTATAAGTGCAGACAGGTTGAAAATATAAACACCTCCGCAGTTATAACCACGGGAAATCAATTCTATTAATGAGGCTTACAGTACCTCTTACAGATGCATCATGACCTACCGCAGTTATAAGTGCGGACAGGGTGAAAATATAAACACATCCGCAGTTATAACCACGGGAAATTGGTTCTATTAATGAGGCTTACAGTACCTCTTACAGATGCGTCATGACCTACCGCAATTATAAGTGCGGACAGGTTGAAAATTAATGACAGTTATAACAGAGGCATGCACAGACTGATTTCCTGTCAGTTATAACAAtccagaggcatcacaagctaTTTAATGAGACAGTTATAAAGTTCAAAGTAATCATCCGTTACACGCATATAAATTACAAGCAATTCGTTACAAAACAACTTAATGATCCAACATAATTAATCATCACTAAGGTCAATAATATCATCACTACATCCTccatttttttgtttcaaataAGCCGCGTATTCTAGGGGTGTCCACCGGTCGGTTTCGGGCCCAAAAAGCTCCACCGACCGAACCCGCATGACACAAAACTGGGCCCGTAACCGACCGTGAGATGTTTCGGTTTGGGTCGGTTTCGGGTTGGTCGGGTTATGAGGCGGGTCGGTCGGGTTCAACATAGAACCCTAATTTCATTAAACTAAGAACAAAAtcagcttatcaaaaaaaaaaaccaagaataAGAAAAAACCAAGAACAAGTGTCAGATCAGATCCGGAGATACCAACTACCAAGTTTTCCATTGCTTTCCTCATGCGAAATAGATTGTTCACTTCATCCTTGCGATTTCATATCAGAATCGATGGCAATGAAGATGAACAAACTATTTCGGATCAGAGAAGCATGGAGGTTTGAGACGTGTGAAGGAAAAAGCCATGCACTGTGACTGTGGTGGTGGAGTGGCTAGGGTTTGACTTTTGAGATGTGTGAGGACTGAGGATATTCTGAGATGGGTGATGGAGATGTTGAAGTGGCGGCggaaaggaggaggagaagggtggtggcgggaGGATGAGGAGAACTGTGGAGTGTGGTGGTGGAGTGGCTAGGCCGCTAGGGTTTGAGATGTGTGAGGGCGCAGAGGATGGCGGCGCAGAGGAtaaggagaagggtggtggctgctagggtttggagagaagaagaagaaggggagaagggtggtggtggcgggtttgagaggtagggtttgagactttgagagaagaagaagaagaagagaagggtggtggcggcggcgggtttgagaggtagggtttgagactttgagagaagaagaagaagaagaggagaagggtggtggcggcggtgggtttgagaggtagggtttgagagaagaagaagaagaagaggagaagggtggtggcggcggcgggttTGAGGGTTTGAGaattgagagaagaagaagaagaggaagaggtgaagactgaagagaaagagagaggagccGGATATTATTAGGTTTAGTTTGGGTGGGTTGGGTTTGGGCCTTATTGGGCCgggtgaatatttttttttatattgggtTCGGTCGGTTCGGTCGGACCAGGCTCCAAACCGTAACCGACCGAACCAACCCAAATGGAGCCGGTTTTTTTATTACTCAACCCGCCACCCGACCCGACCGAACCGAAAAGGCCTTTTTTGGTAGCGGGCCGGTCGGTTTCGGTCGGGCCCAAAAAAGTTGGACAGGCCTAGCGTATTCTTCAATGCGCTCTTTGTAAGGCTCTTCCCATTTTCTTGCATCCGGGTGACAGTTGTATGCCCACAAGTGAGCTGTGGTCGGCATTGGATGGCCTTCACGAAGAGTAACCTACAGGCAaagaagagtataagcataAAAGTATAAGGTTTTACATATACGTATTATGAAGGATAAAGGATAAGGATTTACCCCAACGAAATGATCTTTATTGACAAGCACAATCGGCATGAATTTGTGTTCTTCCACTAGGTCCGCCTTTCCTTTTAACGGATAAAAAGTGTTGCATCCGGTATTAGCAATAGTCAACACTATGAACTTATATGTTGTGGAAATAAGGTAGGCCATATTTGGTATCATCATCCACTTGTCTTCACCTACGGGCTTAGTATCCTTAACTGTTAGAGCTAAACGCATTTGGTTAACCTCACTGGCTCCAAACATGTTGATGTACATATTAGCATCCGAATCAATCTCTGTCAGAAGTTCCCTACGTATAAGTGGCCAATCGTCTTCTGCAAGACCCTTCAACGATGCAACACATCTATATCCACAGTGGCCATCTCCCTTTACATTTATAAAGTCAACAACGAATGGATGAAACTCATCAGGGATTTGTTTAAGGTAGCGCCGACGTAGGTAACTACTCACAGGCTTCTTATTCTTTGTACACACCATCCGGATCAGAGGACTTTGTACCTTAGAAGCCTTAGAAGCCGTAGAAACCTTAGAAGCCTTAGAAGCCTTTTGAGACCTAACCTTTGGATGTAATGGTGTCGTGTTGTTATCACACCACGAGCCCGGATACTCCTTGTCAATAGTCTCCCATCTACAAGGAATGCGCTTTGTAGAGGTCTCACTACATCCCTTGGCAAACTTCTTGGGCTTGTTAGTGAATCCCATTGGCCTACCccttgttttcttctttgttggaGCGCACATAGAAGTCGTTTCTGGATAAGTAATCATTCTAAGGCTCTCAATGATCGACATTCTAACTCCGTGAGAAGACTCCTCGAACTTGGTTCGTAATTTATCAAATTCAGActcaaaactcaaacccaatGTTGGATCCATGTCACGGTCCGAAGAATCCCAAGTCAATTTCCTCCAATGTGGATGAATTGCAAGTAATGGAACAGATTCAAACTTCATGAGCTCACAAGCACATGGTAGTCCATGGGTTCTCCTAAGTACACATTCACAGTATATACCACCAACCCCAATCATGCCAATTTGAGTCTTCTCTTTAACAATAATGTGCAATGCGGCTCTAAATACAAACTCGCGCAAATGCTTATAGAACGGGTCATTCACAGAATGCTCTGTGACAAATATGCTGAGCTGGAAGGACTCCTTTATCTTGTCATGCTGCATGATAATAAGCTTGTTCATCGCAGTCCACGCAATGACCAAGTCACCCTTACTGTCGGACAATAGTTTCTTCAGCTTTGAGTGTGCCCCCTCAACTCTGCGCATGGTAtaaacatgaaataaaaaaaacataaaacatttTGCCAAACATTTTACAGTTGAAGTAAAAAAAGTGAAGGATAGCAACAAATTACTTGTTTGTTGTCGTGCACCCCATGTGCATACAAGTATCAATCTCAAACTTCACAAACTTGCTTCTCAAAGGCAACCAGTTAGTCTCAATGTAAGTCCAGAGCTCACCGGTATTCGACATAGCACCCACAGCTTTATCATACTCAACCTCGTTGGCAGCATACATCAACCGATTCCATCTATCAGTAATGTCTTCACGTGTCTCAATGTCTTTCACAAGTTTCTTCATCTCGCCAGTTACACTCTTAAGTACATGAAACTGACATAGAAGACAGCGAGCTGCGGGAAAAACAGTTTCCAATGCTTCCATCAAAACTTGGTCTTTGTCTGTAACAAAGACCTTCGGCAGATTGTCCTCATTAATGATCAAGTCTTTTAATCTATTCACAGCCCAAACAACCTCATCCTTTTGCTCATTCTCCATGTACGCAAAAGCAATTGAGTATGTCAAATTTGTCGACGTAACCCCCACCATCTCAAGTAAAGGGATCCTGTACCTATTGGTCTTGTATGTACTATCCAGAATCACAACATGAGGAAACTCATTGAATAAGTGAATGGAATCAGGGTGTGCCCAAAACAAAGATCTGACCACATCAGTACCATCATGCACCCTGGACCAATGTGCGTATTTGTGTTCTTCCAACAACTTCATCAAGTGTTGCATCTCGGTCAACGATCCCCTCTTCAAcctgttgtatgcttgcttctcATTGTAAATCTGTTTAATTCTAGTCAAGTTGGTTGGGTTGTGTTTCCTTATAGCAATCAAAATATCACTGGCCTTGACCCTTTCTTCAATCATTTCTCCCACCATCGCCTTTTCCTCTGGATTTAGACGGCCAACATATGAGTGACCCTGCAAAACCTCAGCAGTGTCATGATTATGGATCCCACTATGCACAAGCACCGTCCACATTTTATCTTTATTACTACGCCTTGCCCTTAGCCTGAATGGACAATTACACTTCTTAGTTCCAGTCCGATTTCGCTTTAACACCGATGTGGATGGTTTATATTTGCCGCCACGCTCACATCCTAGTGTCATCACGACCCTCCTTTTGTCAGATCCATAGTCCGACTTctgaataataataacatagtCATGCTCTTTACCTACAGCTTTGGCCCAATTAACAAGATCTTTGGAGGATTCAAAAGCCTAC from Lotus japonicus ecotype B-129 chromosome 2, LjGifu_v1.2 includes:
- the LOC130737283 gene encoding protein FAR1-RELATED SEQUENCE 8-like, producing the protein MIPEEVNRPNMEIVPSVDLTKAFTTSQAFESSKDLVNWAKAVGKEHDYVIIIQKSDYGSDKRRVVMTLGCERGGKYKPSTSVLKRNRTGTKKCNCPFRLRARRSNKDKMWTVLVHSGIHNHDTAEVLQGHSYVGRLNPEEKAMVGEMIEERVKASDILIAIRKHNPTNLTRIKQIYNEKQAYNRLKRGSLTEMQHLMKLLEEHKYAHWSRVHDGTDVVRSLFWAHPDSIHLFNEFPHVVILDSTYKTNRYRIPLLEMVGVTSTNLTYSIAFAYMENEQKDEVVWAVNRLKDLIINEDNLPKVFVTDKDQVLMEALETVFPAARCLLCQFHVLKSVTGEMKKLVKDIETREDITDRWNRLMYAANEVEYDKAVGAMSNTGELWTYIETNWLPLRSKFVKFEIDTCMHMGCTTTNKVEGAHSKLKKLLSDSKGDLVIAWTAMNKLIIMQHDKIKESFQLSIFVTEHSVNDPFYKHLREFVFRAALHIIVKEKTQIGMIGVGGIYCECVLRRTHGLPCACELMKFESVPLLAIHPHWRKLTWDSSDRDMDPTLGLSFESEFDKLRTKFEESSHGVRMSIIESLRMITYPETTSMCAPTKKKTRGRPMGFTNKPKKFAKGCSETSTKRIPCRWETIDKEYPGSWCDNNTTPLHPKVRSQKASKASKVSTASKASKVQSPLIRMVCTKNKKPVSSYLRRRYLKQIPDEFHPFVVDFINVKGDGHCGYRCVASLKGLAEDDWPLIRRELLTEIDSDANMYINMFGASEC